In Setaria viridis chromosome 5, Setaria_viridis_v4.0, whole genome shotgun sequence, the genomic stretch TACGAGCATGAGTTCAGCCAAAACATTACCACGCTGGGAGTTCAGTGATATATTACTGCCGGGTGTTGAATTCTAGTGAATCACGTGCTTAAATATAGCTTTCTTATTAATATTCATGTAAGGCATATTGTTGCATTCTACAATAGATATTATTTTATTTACCAAATTTCTCCACCACACAGAATTGGTACAGAGCACGAGAAGTTTGGTTTCCAAGTTCAAACACTGCGTCCTATCAACTACGACCAGATTACTCAATTGTTCAATGGGATTGCAGACAGATTTGGCTGGGACAGAGCAATGGAAGGAAATAATGTCATTGGTCTTAAGCAGGTAATTGACTTCACTTGTTAATAGACATGCATAAATCTTGTCAATAATCATGCGATGTGTAGACTAAGCGAGGAAACCAAGTAACGATGCACTCATCTCTTCCATTAGAGCTGAGCTTTTGGGTTGAATAAACCATTCATTGTCATGCCCAAATGAATAGATGCCTGCCAAAACTGAGTTTACTTATTTGTTCAATATGTATAATGTTGTGGTGTTTGATTTAACTTCAAGTCATTGCTGTACCGAGATCAATTCACATCTTTATCAGGTAACTTGTTACTACTTTTTACATACCACATATAGGCTCCAAGCTATTGACAGAGTTACATACCACAGGTCCATCATATTTTATCTGATCTTGTTTCTATATATTCACATGCTACACGCATGCCGAATTATGTTTCATTGTCAACAAAGTTGCTCTCTTAACTTTTTTTCATGCTCTGGCAAATTTACATttgttttatataaaaaaaggatgcattttttttatttttatagtaACTCTACTGTGCTCAATTTTCCAAAGCAAAAAATAGGAACAAGCATATTTTCTTCTTGCAGGTTAAAGCAGTGGGGAAGGAAATGGGGATAGGATTTTTAGGACTTGGCTTTCAACCAAAAAATGGCATGCCTATGATGCCAAAGGTATGGCTATGTGCTTTGATTTTGGATTATAGAGAAGTTGATTAAAGGTTCATGCTTGGTAGCTGACTTTTGAGTATCCTCATGTGTAGGCAAGGTTCGAAATAGCACAAAATTACTTGCCCAAGGTTGGTTCTTTTGGTCTTGATGTCATGTTCCGAACATGTTCTGTACAGGTTTAATCTCTCCTTTTTACACCCTTGAGCCCATCTATATGCATGATACCCAAAAAGATAGGCTCCATGATTCATAGTTAACTTATTTAATCTAgcaaaattttcttttgcaCATTAGGTTAATCTTGACTTCAGTTGAGAGCAAGATATGATAATGAAACTCCGAGCTAGCCTTGCCTTGCAACCTGTGGGTATTACTTTGCACTAGTTGTCATTTTTGTTATACATTTCTAACATTTCCCTCTCTGATCCGTTTCATAACATTGATGAACATACAGATTGCAACAGCCATATTTCCTAATTCTCCGTTCAAAGAAGGAAAACTGAATGGCTTTCATAGCTTCAGAAGGTATTGATTTAATTTCTTCAGTGTGAGATATTATTCCGGTCGTGAAGTTGGTCAATCAGTTCCTGCTAACCACCTTTGTGAGGTTCCCCACCATCTGCATATGCAGCCACCTATATACGGACATGGACAACCACGACCGAGCAGGGATGCTTCCTTTTTGTATTTGACAAAACATTCGGGTCAGCTTACATGcacttgtttttttcttttcctaggACAAAATTCCTGATTAGTTGAAGGCAGCAATAGTGATGAGTATGCATATTCATTTTGTTCTTGCAGTTTTGAGCGATATGTTGAGTATGCGCTAGATGTTCCGATGTACTTTGTGTATGGGAATAAGAAGCACATTGACTGTACTGGAATGTCCTTCAGGGTTTGGTTCTTGATTTGTTGTGTGCCATTTCCTGGTTCCTTTTATGGGAGATTTATTTTGTTACTGTGACCTATATACATTTGTGCACACATATATGTTTTCAGGATTTTATGGACGGAAAGCTCCCACATGTTCCTTGGGAGCGTCCAACTTTGAACGATTGGGAGAATCATCTGGGGACAATCTACTCTGAGGTTGACACTTGTGTAGTGAAGATACATGTTCTTCAAGATTCTTCTTGTCAAGTAATTCGATGGCCTTGTGGGTTTATTTTTATAGGTCAGGCTGAAAAGGTACCTTGAGATGAGAGGAGCTGATGGCGGTCCATTTACTGCATTGTGTGGTCTGCCAGCATTTTGGGTACACAAAAATAAATTAGTTGTATTAATATGTTGTATTTTTAAAATGGAATAGGCACTTTTTTCTGCCTTGTAGATTCCCACATCCCTTGATCTCGTTCTGCTTCATCTTCCTTTTTGTAAATACTAATTACTAACTATAAAGATACTAATAATGTTATGAGATAGTACAATATGGGAAGTATGTTACGTACTTATTATTACTTCATGTTCGTTCTAAACATGCAATTTATTTGCGTATGATTGATCTTATCCAACAAGTTGGAATCTTATATGATGAGGAGTCACTACAAAATATCAGACATGATCGCCGATTGGACAAATAATGAAAGAAATATATTAAGGAGAGAGGTACCATGATTTGAATTTTATAGCTCATTTTGGTGTTTGATGGCTGCATGCAAATGTCTCTGATCTCTAGGATTGGTGTTTGGTTTTACTTTTGTTTCGAATTCTATTTAATTAACATGATTTAGGACAACTTCTAATTTATACTAACATGATTGAGTATTTATGAACCATAATAATacataataaatatatatgcaATAGTTGCACCGCATGAGTTCAACAAGTTGACTTATGGTACATTTGGTTTTGTCCAGGTTCCAGTGAGTGGTTTGAAGACACCATTTCAAGGTGGTTATGTCAGAGATTTAGCTGAATATGTAGTCAAGTTGGCTAAGGTGACTGCAATGTTACTATTAACATTTTGAATTTCAGGCACAGGTTGCAGATGTTCAGGTATAAGATTTAATCAGCAAATGAACTGAGTGatcttattttttttgcaatgtaTTAGGAGGGGCTGCAAAGGAGAGGGCACAATGAAGTTGATTTCTTGAATGAAGTTGATGAGGTCGCTAGGATAGGTAATTCTCGTCTTGCTAAATTTAGTTGAAAAAAAGGAATTTTGTGTGCACCTATGCTGACTTTTGTTCTTTTGTGTTCAGGAGTGACACCTGCTGAGAGGCTTACAAATCTGTACAAGACAAAGTGGCAACACAATTAATGTTGATATGGTTTTCTATGAACTCGCGTATTGATGGTAGCATTATATAATATGGAGTAAGGTCAGGATTCCTTTTACGAAGAGAAGATATGTGTCTCCTTACTTGTCACTTAAAATATCAATAATGTATTTCGGTTCACATACGATTGACTATTACTATTTCTAATAAAATACTACCAAAATTAATAAGATACTATTTACTATGAAATTGAAGTTCTATTTGAGATGTTGAATCTATCAACCACATCTTTATGTATTAGTAACAATAAGTTGTAATCCTTCATGTGTTAATTTTTAACCAAACCGTGCCACTCAGTTTGCCAAAACATGAAAGCTTAAGAAACACACCCCATAAGAAACCATCTACAAATCTGTCACCAGTGAGCTTGATTTTGAGCCTCACAGTCAGACTACCATCCTCCTCGGTCAAACGGCGAGCTTCTAATTCGAACTTAGTGCCTCTGACTAAATTAGCTTTGCTCACAATTAGACCATGACTAGTGTCGGCCAGTCTTGCCAAAACTGCAAATGCCTCTGACTAAACCACAAATCCCTCACGGTTGGACCACTACATTTCACGGTCAAGCTGCAAGCCTTGAGCACAACCAAATTGATTCTAAGTCACAGCACCTCACTGGCCTGGTTACTGCTAACATTGTCGATCGAACCAACAACACTTGATAGTAACTATTTCTTTTGTTGACCAACACTTCTGCACCTGAAAATCATCTATTACTCCTATAATGACTTCTGTATTCCCTAATTATTCATTCTATCGCATTACAAGTATCATGATCATTCACGGCCTAGGTCATGTTGATGGCATGTGATCTTGTGTGCCGTATATCTACAGTGAAAGCGTCATGCTTGGTGCGGGAAGGATCTTCCACCTCCACATGGCTCGGTGATGCCCTTCATCAACCTCCTTGTCAGTAAGCATCATGCAGAGCGTTTGTGGTCTTGGGTGTAGGTTGCCGATTCCTCTCTCCCCTACTTGCCGTTACTGCCTCGCCTTCGTCCTCTCTCCTTGCATTGGTTGCCTTGATCATTAATTTTCGCCAGCCTCTCCGCCTCTGTGGTTTCCTTCCCCTGGAGGGCACCGAAGATGGAATGTTGTGGCAACTTGTGAAGCCAGTCTGTTGGATTGATGCGGCTGACCATGGCTAACCATTGATGTTGTGTTCaccccgcacccccccccctccaACTTTCATTGGTTTGACATTGATGATTGGTTTCTGTTCATGGATTGGATGTATTTGAAAACTAGGTTGCTTAGAGGTGGTACCTCTCGCTGATATGTAGCATGCCTAGCCATGGGTTTGGTGTAACCCAAGTGACCTTCTCGGCTCTATGTTGTATGGATGGTTAATCTTCTGTTGTGAAAATAAAAATGCTCATGTGGGTTACCTTAACCACCGTTGACTCTTTTATAAGAACACATTGAGTTAAGACATTGTTTCATGATTTACCGATGATCTCTTATATTTGTTGACAAACTTTAAATGATGGTCACTTATATCCCAAGGCAGAGGGAGTAATTGATAACTGCAGTTTTCATAGTGTCAGTCGGGACGAAAAGGAGAGAACAAGGaagttgaattttttttttcttatgagGTAAAGAGGTCATATCATTAGCAGAGGTCCATAAATTTATTTGTGTGACAATTTTTGCTAGAAAATCCTTTGTGCACATGAGTTgacttttcttttccctttcaaGGAGTGACACAAGCTGAGAAACTTGTACATTTTTCCAATATACAAAGTGGCAGAAAtcgatgaagaaaaaaaaatgaaaactcCATCACCGTACTTGTGAGCTGTGACATCCTATTCAAACCGTTTCTGTAGTAGTACCAGTCAATGGATTAGTGGCACAGCATTAATCTATATATAGGTGCACATCAGCCGTGCCGGTGGAGATCGATCTCCGATCCCGTAACTGGCACGATGCGGAACCATGGAAGCAGCGAATCGATCAGTAGTAGCTACTCTTTACCACGTGAGAGAATAAATATACTGCAAATAATTGTGGACAATTTGTATTGAGCCTCGTGTGGTGTTTATATACAAAGCTTTTACGATGGCTTTGAATCTCAAGCAATCATAAAAATAGAAATGGAAGTTAATACTGTGATACCATAACAACAAGATTCTTTCCATATGTGCAATCTAACAGAATTAAGTTGAAACTTGCTGTAATAACCAACactgagaaggaagaaaaagagggaCTTGTAAAAACATCTGCCAGATTCTACAATCACTGCACTTGCGATAACCTTGACATGCGCGTGCTCGCGATCATGGCCTGCCAATGAAACCACAAACCCCAATGAGCACGAACATTCGGacaaaaagcaaaagaaaacatCTGATTATTTACTTGTTACATGCACTCATTTGCCTGAAatgcaaaaaaataatgctCGCATGATGACTGAAAATGCTGTCTGTCCGCATTGCTCACCTCCTTTTCCCAGTCGCAGCGAGCGGTTATGATGGCCAGGATGAGTGTCTGGATCGCGGTTCCGCCGATCATGCCTCCCCAGATTCCCTGCAGAGAGGTTTCACACAGAGAAGTTATGCTATGCATGGGTTGAGGCCGGCTATGGAGCTGGCATGGCATCCATCAAGGTTTTTTTTGCAGAAGTAGTTCTCTGCAcagttcagagtttcagacttcAGAGAGCAGAGatatgaattattgttcaattCAGCCCCCGTACCACCACGCCAAGGTTGAAGTGCCATTTGAGAAGGATGCCCATGGGTAGGCCCACGAGGTAGTAGCAGCCGATGTTGACGTAGGCCACCTTGGATTGCCACCCGGACCCAACGGCCACTCCTGAGTTTCTCAATATATAATGCCATGGTTCTAATCAGTTCCAGCACATGACGACACATGACAGGGCTGCCCAAAGGTCATTCACAGGACTCACCAGACAGCACGGGCTGCACGCTGTTGAGGAGGATGGTGAAAGCCAGGAGGACGTAGAGCTTGTCGACGGCACCCAgcacggcggcgctggtggtgaAGAGGAGCGCGATCTCGCCGTGGAGGCGCATGACCAGCGCGCAGAAGAAGAGCCCGATCAACAGGGAGGTCGTCGACGACACGATCGCTGCAAACCTCGCGCCATCACCTCTGCCGGCGCCGAGCTCGTTGGCCACACGCACTCTGGAAGACACAACACCAAGATTAGTCAGTAGATCTCAGAGACACAACTACTGTGCATGACTGCAAAGCTGGAAAGTTTTTTTACTCTACATGAGTGCATCTCAAAGACTATCAGCAAGCTGGAGCCCAGTTTTTTctaatatttttctatttgtatATTGTAGTTGACCATACAAGCTGAATCGCTGCAGGCAATAGCAGATcataatcttttcttttttgcgagTAGCAGATCATAATCTATGTATAACTGAAAATGTACAAGGTTCCGATTACCCAGTTCCCGTGAAGAAAGCCAATGGAATCATCAGCTCGCATCCGTTAATCAACAGGCTGCATATATAGAATATAAAATTAGTACATTGGGTATCAAAATAATGTAGCCAAATGTGATCCTTGTTTCCTCTAGAAAACAAATATATCCGGAGTAGTTTTTAGTTTATATCTGAGTGTAATATTagaaagcaaaatcagtaagaTCTTAATACACTTATTATTAGAGACTCTTCTTTATGACCTCCATGTTAATCCTTATGAAATGAGCTaggaaaacaaaagagaaatattagaaatttcccaaaataaaaataaagtaaaACATCTCCCAACCATTCTGTACTCATTTTATTATTATAGCCCTTGAATCTACAAACCTTCTATTGAAATTACCTCCTATTTAATCCTTTGAAATTATCCACTTATTCTATTATGAAAAATAGCCCAGACAAACCTCCTAAATATAAACTGAAATTACCTACTTAtgtaacaataataataatataaagTAATCTAGAGAAAAACATAATCTAGAGACCAGTCCAAATGAGACCTTATATATTTTTTAGTGGACATAGTCACATACTTACCAGATGGTGAGTGCATCCACTGCAATAGCCGCGTCCTTGAGGTTTCCGGTCAGCACTATAAGTATTCTGTAGTACCAATGCTCCAAGCTGCACGCACGCATAAACAAGTTTGGCGCGTCATTTGAACAATCAATTTCATCGCACGCTTGCTTGTACGAGATATATCTATTCTTCGTATGAAGAAATAatgtaaaaatattaaaaattgaTGCAAGAAAAATGAAGCTTTATTCACCgtcttttaaaaaataatatataacaATGAGTATGTTTCAGTGAGGTGATTGATTTTTGTGTTATATATCCATCGATCACCATTCCCAGCTGTTGGATTTTGAACCAATGGCTCAAATCCGTTGCCCCTCCCTCCTTattcctttattttcttcttccacCATCCGTTCTCTCCACGTCTAACTCTTCGACACCACACTTGATGCCTGAGCTCCCCCGCTAGTCCTGCCTCCACCGACGCTAACCCACTAGGGCTATATGCCCCTACCTCATCCATAGCCGGGGATTCCCCGTTGCCCGTCTCCGACAGTGTTCTCACTATCTCCTCTCCCCCACCATCTCTCCTCACTCCACCGCGCGAGCCGAAGAGCCCCCTAGTGTTCCCCAAGCCACAGGTAATTCACAACCCAAAATTTCCTAACCCCAAATTCTCATCCACATCATTCAATTTCTAGTAGACTACCTGCGATTGATGCATAAGCAATATCTCAATAAGATGGGTATAAAACTCTAGAACTCTATATTAATAATCTCACAAGTACGACCATGCAAGGTCAATTTTACTATCAAAAGGTAGCACATTGCAATTGCAGTAATAAAACATAAGGTGCCCAAAATAAACGGATGCACACCTACCACAGCATCACACCGGAGGCAGAGGATAGCTTGAGAAACTCCCATAAGCCGGAGAACGCCTCGACGGAGAAGCCGTGCCACGTCTCCGGGCAGCCTCCGCACGAAACGTACGCGAAGAGCATCAGCGCCGTCGCCCACCACGACATGCTGAGCGCGAGCGCAATGCCGGCGAGCCCGAACCGAAACCAAGAGAAGAAGAGCCAGGTGACGGAGACGTGGAagcagagcgcggcggcggaggtgatgGCGACGACGGAGTTCTTCAGCTGGCACTGCAGGAACTGCTGCAGCGGGAAGAGGAAGGCCATGGAGAAGTGCAGCGGTATGAACCAGAGGGATACCTGCCCCGCCATGGCCGACACCTCCGGCGGCTGCCCCGTGAGCCGCAGCAGGTCCCCCGCGAACAGGTAcatgggcagcagcagcacggcgcACACGGACAGCACGATCCATGACCGCTGCATGTACACCCCCATCATGTGGTACTTCCTCGCGCCGAACGCCTGCCCGCACAGCGTCTCCAGCGCGCTCGCCATGCCGAGCTGGATGTGCATATGCCATGTCGCGCGTCAACAGCGACGACgagcggcgcgccgccggtgcGGTGCCAAAACTGAAGGAGCGTAACCGTACCATGATGCCGTAGTTGAAGCCGACCAGGACGGTGCAGGCGAAGGAGACGGACGCGAGCTCGAGGTCGCCGAGGTGGCCGGCGAAGGCCTGCATGATCACGTTCATGCTGTAGTTGGTGATGCGGGTGAAGATGGCCGGCCCGACGATCACCCATAGCTGCTTCGACTCCTCGTACACCCTTCTCCCGAGGCTGCCgccaggcgccggcgccgacgacgccgacgccgcctgcCGTTTTTCCTTCTTCCCTGCCTGGCCGTGCAGCAGCGACGCCCTACAATCCTCCACTTCTCCTCCGTGATCCATTGCTTTCTAGTTGCCAGATCATCCGAGGCGTCCCTCTATTTATGGTGTGTACGCATAGTACGATTGGTGGGGAAATGGTGCGCTGCACATCGCGCGTATGTAGCTGTTTTTTAACAGTTGGTCTACTCTCGCAGTGCACATGGTGTGTGTGGACGCATCTATAAAATCCTGCGGAACATAACACGTgcattgtaaacaaacttgccgGTCTGATAATTGCGTGTTGCGCGCAAGGTGCGTGCGTGCATAACAATTCTTGTCCGTATCTCGAAAGCAACTCGAAAGAGTCCGTATCTCCGAGCCTCCAAGCCTAGGGGTGCTAGTAGAAAAGAATAAATCCGAAAACATAAAAATTTGACCATCGTTTTGGTAACCTTAATCATCACTAACAATAATAGTCACTTTCCTCTAAAAACCAATAATAGCCGTTATAATCAATTTGCTTATAAGTAACCTTATAAAATTACATATAAATTATGCATcgctaccattataaaaataacccTATAAATTTAAATCTACATTGCCCAGATGTGCCATTATAAAGGATGCGTGCACGAGGGATAAACATATATTCCCATATATAGTAGCAATCATGGAAAACATTATATTAACGAATCACATATTATTGACACTAATAATAATGCATCTTATTGCAAATAATAATTATAACATATCTGGATTATCATATAATTGTGAGCACTTTATTTTTATAGAAATGAATACACTACTACACTAGTAATCTCGTTGATAAAGGAAATTCAACAAGCAGGTGGCTAAAACGCCTATTTAAATAGGCCATTTtcataaataaaaatagaatCTATGACCTAGAATCCAAATTTAAAAATGCAAAAGGAGATTTGAGCAAAGAGGTACTATGAGCACTACAATTTAAGTTTAAATGCATATATAAATCTTATCAAGTGTAATTTATTGATTGTGCAAGCTAATCAACAATCCATTTCAACAAGAAAAAATGAGAAGACTAAACAATGTTGGTATTGCTAATAGTAAAGAACATTGTATAGAAAAATTGGACTTAATTTCATGACTTCAATTTATAGAGCGAGTAAGATTTTTCCCCTAACTTTTAGTTTGATCCAACTTTTTATCATTGACATGTGGGTCCAACTTCAATTTCTAGCATGGAAAGGTGGGCTCTTGGTCCAGTGACTCATCTAGCCCTTT encodes the following:
- the LOC117855687 gene encoding protein DETOXIFICATION 27; its protein translation is MDHGGEVEDCRASLLHGQAGKKEKRQAASASSAPAPGGSLGRRVYEESKQLWVIVGPAIFTRITNYSMNVIMQAFAGHLGDLELASVSFACTVLVGFNYGIMLGMASALETLCGQAFGARKYHMMGVYMQRSWIVLSVCAVLLLPMYLFAGDLLRLTGQPPEVSAMAGQVSLWFIPLHFSMAFLFPLQQFLQCQLKNSVVAITSAAALCFHVSVTWLFFSWFRFGLAGIALALSMSWWATALMLFAYVSCGGCPETWHGFSVEAFSGLWEFLKLSSASGVMLCLEHWYYRILIVLTGNLKDAAIAVDALTICLLINGCELMIPLAFFTGTGVRVANELGAGRGDGARFAAIVSSTTSLLIGLFFCALVMRLHGEIALLFTTSAAVLGAVDKLYVLLAFTILLNSVQPVLSGVAVGSGWQSKVAYVNIGCYYLVGLPMGILLKWHFNLGVVGIWGGMIGGTAIQTLILAIITARCDWEKEAMIASTRMSRLSQVQ